A region from the Maridesulfovibrio zosterae DSM 11974 genome encodes:
- the ptsP gene encoding phosphoenolpyruvate--protein phosphotransferase produces the protein MARAVVNGISVSTGIAIGKAFFLNRSLSSRLPRQTVPSHMAEDERKRLVKGFADAVTELDAIRAKVPEELREHQLIIDSHLMMLKDPKFQKSAIKYVDDLNINAEWALDKAVNDFEKAFGALEDKYIRERMQDVRQVALRVQAKLIGGEANLRPVRGRVVLMAHDLTPADTIELEVNKLMAFVTTLGGKTSHTGILARTLNIPALVGAEELENTVVDGDLVIIDGLAGKVIVDPSDEELEHYYTLQNQFDDYQRTIMRGCQLPAETEDGYRVHVHANIELFEEVAAVIDNGGEGIGLFRTEYAYLNRTDLPDEEELAEKYSELAAIMSPRKVILRTLDLGADKFMSHFGSLDEANPALGLRAMRFCLKHQDMFRIQLRAILRASVHGNVSIMFPMISGLKEVLQAKSAITRAQQELREEGIPFDENMPIGVMIELPAAVMIAEILAQEVDFFSIGTNDLIQYSIGIDRTNPHVSYLYQPLHPAVVRSIKYVVDAGHRAGIGVSLCGEVASDPYCVPILMGMQVDSLSLTPQAIPGIKRILRQLNMQECKQLLKEVLSCRTVARINRLVTENIYKKYPEELTFFASLLDNDDIAG, from the coding sequence GTGGCCAGAGCGGTCGTCAACGGAATTTCCGTCTCAACAGGAATCGCCATAGGCAAAGCCTTTTTTTTGAATCGTAGTCTTTCTTCGAGACTGCCTCGCCAGACTGTGCCAAGCCATATGGCTGAAGACGAAAGAAAGCGGTTGGTCAAGGGCTTTGCTGACGCTGTTACTGAACTTGATGCTATTCGGGCAAAAGTTCCTGAAGAGCTCAGAGAGCATCAGTTGATTATTGATTCCCATTTGATGATGCTGAAGGACCCTAAGTTTCAGAAATCTGCAATCAAATATGTGGATGATCTAAACATTAATGCTGAATGGGCTTTGGATAAGGCTGTAAATGATTTTGAAAAGGCTTTCGGGGCTCTTGAAGATAAATATATCCGTGAGCGTATGCAGGATGTCAGGCAGGTCGCTCTGCGTGTGCAGGCTAAGCTTATAGGTGGTGAGGCAAATCTGCGTCCGGTTAGAGGCCGCGTTGTACTCATGGCTCATGACCTTACTCCAGCTGATACGATTGAGCTTGAAGTTAATAAACTGATGGCTTTCGTTACCACCCTTGGCGGTAAGACATCGCACACCGGCATTCTGGCCCGTACTTTAAATATCCCTGCTCTTGTTGGAGCTGAGGAATTGGAAAATACGGTTGTAGACGGTGATCTGGTTATTATTGACGGTCTTGCCGGAAAAGTGATTGTAGATCCTTCTGATGAGGAACTCGAACATTATTATACGCTGCAAAATCAGTTTGATGATTATCAGCGGACTATTATGCGAGGGTGTCAGCTGCCTGCTGAAACAGAAGATGGATATCGAGTTCATGTTCATGCAAATATAGAATTGTTCGAGGAAGTTGCCGCTGTTATTGATAATGGGGGTGAAGGTATTGGGCTGTTCCGTACTGAGTATGCCTATCTTAACCGTACTGATTTGCCGGACGAAGAAGAACTTGCTGAAAAGTATTCAGAGCTTGCAGCAATAATGTCACCGCGCAAAGTTATTTTGCGTACCCTTGATCTCGGTGCTGATAAATTTATGTCTCATTTCGGGTCTCTTGACGAAGCTAATCCTGCCCTTGGATTGCGTGCTATGCGTTTTTGCCTGAAGCATCAGGATATGTTCCGAATCCAGCTTCGTGCTATTTTACGGGCCAGTGTGCATGGAAACGTGTCAATAATGTTTCCTATGATCAGCGGTCTGAAAGAAGTTTTACAGGCAAAGTCTGCAATTACAAGAGCACAGCAGGAACTCCGTGAAGAAGGTATCCCTTTTGATGAGAATATGCCTATCGGAGTTATGATTGAACTTCCTGCAGCTGTTATGATTGCGGAAATTCTGGCGCAGGAAGTAGATTTTTTCAGTATTGGTACCAACGACCTTATTCAGTACAGTATTGGAATTGACCGAACCAATCCGCATGTTTCCTATCTATATCAGCCTCTGCATCCAGCAGTTGTGCGGTCTATCAAATATGTTGTTGATGCCGGTCATCGAGCAGGTATCGGAGTCAGCTTGTGCGGTGAAGTTGCATCAGATCCATATTGTGTGCCTATTCTTATGGGAATGCAGGTTGATAGCTTAAGTCTTACTCCTCAGGCTATTCCTGGAATTAAAAGAATTTTGCGCCAGTTAAATATGCAGGAGTGCAAGCAGCTTTTAAAGGAAGTTCTCAGCTGTCGTACCGTGGCCAGAATCAATAGACTTGTAACAGAAAATATTTATAAAAAATATCCTGAAGAGTTGACCTTTTTCGCTTCACTTCTTGATAATGACGATATCGCAGGTTAA
- the rsmI gene encoding 16S rRNA (cytidine(1402)-2'-O)-methyltransferase, whose product MHSTSPTLWVVATPLGNLGDISQRAKDVLASADLIFAEDTRRTGKLFQSLGISGKRFVSLHEHNEEKRLDLVLAHFDEGKDAAMVSDAGTPLMSDPGYRVVRACREHGVLVVPVPGPSAPVTALSGCGLPPYPFSFLGFLPRKEGQMRKLFDVYGQTGATIVFFERKSRLRETMHQAYEVLGNREFAICRELTKDYEEFIYGNLAEWEDISEELRGEITVVVGPPVNNGPATEECILRMIDTEMMSGEKTKVIARRIAEKVEGWTAKAVYEKVSERKKGLSES is encoded by the coding sequence ATGCATTCGACCTCACCGACCTTATGGGTGGTGGCAACTCCTCTTGGCAACCTTGGTGATATAAGTCAGCGAGCCAAAGATGTTTTAGCCTCCGCAGACCTGATTTTTGCAGAAGATACTCGCAGAACCGGAAAACTTTTTCAGTCTCTTGGTATTAGCGGGAAAAGATTTGTCAGTCTGCATGAGCATAACGAAGAAAAACGTCTTGATCTGGTGCTGGCCCATTTTGATGAAGGCAAAGATGCAGCAATGGTCTCTGATGCTGGAACTCCTCTTATGAGTGATCCGGGTTACAGAGTCGTGCGTGCATGTCGTGAACATGGAGTGCTGGTTGTGCCTGTTCCCGGTCCAAGTGCTCCCGTAACAGCGCTGTCCGGATGTGGATTGCCTCCTTATCCGTTCTCTTTTCTGGGCTTTCTGCCGAGAAAAGAAGGGCAGATGCGTAAACTTTTTGATGTTTATGGCCAAACTGGAGCAACAATTGTTTTTTTCGAGCGCAAATCACGCCTAAGAGAAACAATGCATCAGGCCTATGAAGTTCTTGGGAATAGAGAATTTGCTATTTGCCGGGAACTTACAAAGGATTATGAAGAGTTCATTTACGGTAACCTTGCTGAGTGGGAAGATATATCTGAAGAGTTGCGGGGTGAAATAACAGTGGTTGTGGGCCCCCCTGTAAATAATGGACCTGCAACTGAAGAATGTATTTTGCGAATGATTGATACAGAAATGATGTCAGGTGAAAAAACTAAAGTCATCGCAAGAAGAATTGCTGAAAAGGTAGAAGGCTGGACAGCAAAAGCGGTCTATGAAAAGGTGAGCGAAAGAAAAAAGGGACTTAGCGAAAGTTAG
- a CDS encoding HPr family phosphocarrier protein translates to MIENSALRKGSPESGDIAARIVVVANQLGLHARPAARLAQEAQSFEAEITVVCDEQEVDAKSILDILTLAAAQGSTLELRADGSDAVAALDCLEELFKTRFGEEK, encoded by the coding sequence ATGATTGAAAATAGTGCGCTGCGTAAAGGTTCTCCTGAATCTGGAGATATTGCGGCCCGGATAGTAGTTGTAGCCAATCAGCTTGGTCTTCATGCACGTCCGGCGGCTCGTCTGGCACAGGAAGCCCAGAGTTTTGAGGCCGAAATTACCGTTGTTTGTGATGAGCAGGAAGTGGATGCTAAAAGCATCCTCGATATTCTGACTCTTGCAGCAGCACAGGGAAGCACCCTTGAACTCCGTGCTGACGGTTCAGATGCTGTTGCGGCTCTTGATTGTCTGGAAGAACTTTTTAAAACAAGATTCGGCGAGGAAAAATAA
- a CDS encoding PTS system mannose/fructose/sorbose family transporter subunit IID, whose product MEKTTAEKKSLGLAFVRCFLRTYFVGAGFNTRGLQNIGFSYAMQPGLEAIYTDPAMLAVARKRYVKHYNSHPFWAPLLVAIFLSVEVQIRDGRFPVQLLDKLKNTTSYTLSAIGDSVFAGSGLIFWALATVNLLLAGLHTQAMLLGLSTFMLLQLFKVFTFWSGLHKGLGFLDELKRWNLINWGERLKFANSLLVLLIWFQLWPRPLNAFEWYGGAAILGVFGWVITTGKIAREIVAVTVVVLGLLLIKFV is encoded by the coding sequence GTGGAAAAAACAACAGCAGAGAAGAAGTCTTTAGGTCTGGCCTTTGTCAGGTGCTTCCTGCGTACTTATTTTGTAGGTGCGGGGTTCAATACTCGCGGATTGCAGAATATTGGTTTTTCTTATGCCATGCAGCCGGGCCTTGAGGCCATTTATACTGACCCAGCTATGCTGGCTGTTGCACGAAAGAGATATGTGAAGCATTACAATTCCCATCCATTCTGGGCTCCGCTTCTGGTGGCGATTTTTCTTTCTGTAGAAGTGCAGATCCGGGATGGTCGGTTTCCTGTTCAATTGCTGGATAAGCTTAAGAATACAACAAGTTATACTCTTTCTGCCATTGGCGATTCAGTTTTTGCCGGTAGCGGACTTATTTTTTGGGCACTGGCAACGGTGAACTTGTTGCTGGCTGGTCTTCATACGCAGGCTATGCTACTCGGTTTAAGTACCTTTATGCTTTTGCAGCTTTTTAAAGTTTTTACTTTCTGGTCAGGTTTACATAAAGGGTTGGGATTTCTTGATGAACTTAAGCGCTGGAATCTCATTAACTGGGGTGAGCGACTTAAATTTGCCAATAGTCTCTTAGTACTGCTGATCTGGTTTCAGCTTTGGCCCAGACCGCTGAATGCTTTCGAATGGTATGGCGGTGCTGCAATTTTGGGTGTTTTCGGATGGGTTATCACTACCGGAAAAATTGCTAGGGAAATTGTAGCAGTAACTGTTGTGGTGTTGGGGCTGCTGCTGATTAAATTTGTATAA
- a CDS encoding FAD-binding oxidoreductase, whose translation MKLYPEKLSRLHKKFLKDLFPEKQSSFDDGALLACGVDASRKHAKPLALVRPKTVEQISELLKWAQLEQVPVYPRARATNKVGGCVPVRHGVVVSTLDMNRILDIDPRDFVAVVEPGVVTSDLQKAVEYKGLFYPPDPASIKISTIGGNISTCAGGMRAVKYGVTRDYVLGLEAVLPGGEIIHTGGRTHKNVVGLDLTRLMVGSAGTLGLITQATLKLLPLPETSASVLIGFKDLSGCLQGAEAVFGCGILPTAMELMDHNTLNALEIHSDVPWSKGTCGALLLKIDGSKEAVANDINRIEDALKDVPVTFMEKGTGGDQERLWELRRVISPAAFNLAPDKQGEDVAVPRGSVGKAIEGYHAIGRKLGVIILCFGHLGDGNIHVSVMHDKSVPVQADAALKAKKEIFEYTLKLGGTLSGEHGIGLTKAKFIGMQLGKTELKLMSGIKKVFDPYNIMNPGKVV comes from the coding sequence ATGAAGCTATATCCTGAAAAATTATCCAGATTACATAAAAAATTCCTGAAGGATTTATTTCCTGAAAAACAGTCCAGTTTTGATGATGGTGCATTGCTGGCCTGCGGTGTTGATGCGAGTCGGAAACATGCAAAGCCGCTAGCATTAGTGCGCCCTAAGACTGTTGAGCAGATTTCGGAATTGCTTAAATGGGCGCAGCTGGAGCAAGTTCCGGTTTATCCGAGAGCGCGGGCAACTAATAAAGTCGGCGGCTGTGTGCCTGTCAGGCATGGTGTGGTCGTTTCTACACTTGATATGAACAGAATTTTGGATATTGATCCCAGAGACTTTGTTGCTGTAGTTGAACCGGGAGTGGTTACTTCTGATTTGCAGAAGGCTGTAGAATATAAAGGTTTGTTTTATCCACCTGATCCGGCCAGCATCAAAATCTCGACTATCGGAGGCAATATATCCACATGTGCGGGGGGGATGCGCGCTGTAAAATATGGTGTTACCCGTGACTACGTGCTGGGGCTTGAAGCAGTGCTTCCCGGAGGGGAAATCATTCATACAGGGGGACGGACTCATAAAAATGTTGTCGGGCTCGATCTGACAAGATTGATGGTCGGTTCCGCAGGAACTTTGGGGCTGATTACACAGGCAACTTTAAAGCTACTTCCACTTCCTGAAACCTCTGCTTCAGTGTTGATTGGATTTAAGGACTTATCAGGTTGTTTGCAGGGAGCTGAGGCTGTGTTTGGTTGCGGTATCCTGCCGACGGCAATGGAGCTTATGGATCACAATACTTTAAATGCTCTTGAGATACATTCAGATGTTCCATGGTCTAAAGGGACATGCGGAGCATTACTGCTTAAAATTGACGGATCTAAAGAAGCTGTAGCCAATGATATTAATAGAATTGAAGATGCCTTGAAAGATGTTCCGGTAACTTTTATGGAGAAAGGAACAGGAGGAGATCAGGAACGGCTTTGGGAGTTGCGCAGGGTCATCAGTCCCGCAGCTTTTAATCTTGCTCCGGATAAGCAGGGGGAAGATGTTGCTGTTCCCCGTGGTTCTGTTGGTAAGGCTATTGAAGGCTATCACGCTATAGGCCGGAAGCTGGGGGTGATTATTCTTTGTTTCGGGCATCTTGGTGATGGGAATATTCATGTCAGTGTTATGCACGACAAATCGGTTCCCGTTCAGGCTGATGCAGCTCTTAAAGCCAAGAAAGAAATTTTTGAGTATACTTTGAAGCTTGGCGGAACATTATCCGGAGAACATGGTATCGGACTGACAAAGGCCAAGTTCATAGGTATGCAGCTCGGAAAGACAGAATTAAAGCTTATGTCCGGCATTAAGAAAGTGTTTGATCCGTATAATATAATGAATCCCGGGAAGGTTGTTTAA
- the smpB gene encoding SsrA-binding protein SmpB produces MAKKKKKSPSAIAVNKQARRNYEFTESIEAGMVLTGTEVKSLRKGQISFNDGYINFKDGEAWLVGIHIAPYDHAGYSQHDPDRARKLLLHVDEIMKLQAKSEQKGLTVIPVKLYFARGKIKLQIALAKGKNVHSRKEELKRRDIAKDTARQLANY; encoded by the coding sequence ATGGCTAAGAAAAAAAAGAAAAGTCCTTCTGCTATTGCAGTCAATAAGCAGGCTCGACGTAATTACGAATTCACTGAATCGATAGAAGCAGGCATGGTCCTTACTGGCACAGAGGTTAAATCTTTGCGTAAAGGCCAGATCAGCTTCAATGATGGATATATCAATTTCAAGGATGGGGAAGCATGGCTGGTTGGAATTCATATTGCTCCCTATGATCATGCAGGGTATTCTCAACATGATCCGGATCGTGCACGTAAACTTTTGCTCCATGTTGATGAAATAATGAAATTGCAAGCCAAATCTGAGCAAAAAGGGCTTACGGTTATTCCAGTTAAGCTTTATTTTGCGAGAGGAAAAATTAAGCTACAGATTGCACTGGCTAAAGGTAAGAATGTGCATAGCCGAAAGGAAGAACTTAAGCGGCGTGATATTGCAAAAGATACGGCTCGCCAACTGGCTAATTATTAG
- a CDS encoding YraN family protein: MSPRHIDFGNAGEDYAASYLKNRGYSLRQRNWRWKQWELDIICENADELIFVEVKTRAGSDVQSGVQAVTVAKQKKLVKAATRYLSAMDLWDRPCRFDLVIVNDDGNGFRAEHIENAFDLTDLMGGGNSSWQPW, translated from the coding sequence GTGTCTCCCAGGCATATAGATTTTGGCAATGCTGGTGAAGACTACGCCGCCAGCTATCTAAAGAATAGGGGATATTCTCTCCGGCAGCGTAACTGGCGCTGGAAACAGTGGGAGCTGGATATAATCTGCGAAAATGCAGATGAATTAATTTTCGTTGAAGTGAAGACCCGGGCTGGGAGCGATGTTCAATCCGGGGTTCAGGCGGTGACTGTTGCTAAACAGAAAAAACTTGTGAAGGCAGCGACCCGCTATCTTTCGGCAATGGATTTATGGGACAGACCATGCAGGTTTGATCTGGTAATTGTGAATGATGATGGAAACGGCTTTAGAGCGGAACATATAGAAAATGCATTCGACCTCACCGACCTTATGGGTGGTGGCAACTCCTCTTGGCAACCTTGGTGA
- a CDS encoding LysR family transcriptional regulator: MELYQIKTFVAVAEEGNMTRAAKRLHASQSTISLHIKSLEEEFDVRLFLRTPKGMQTTAEGKVLLEKACVVLESVDTFENEARRFKGEISGVARLGLQTSPIYLKTPQLIKCIKEKFSALSVHLVQIPTWTIRSDIAARKLDGGFFYANCAPEEVDGILLENTILNVVGPASWQDRMENASWEELAKLPWIWTPDECSFNVKLEEAFSSRGLEATKVMIADSEDTHNALVRSENGLTVMRHDEADDGVKNSSLYIWPGGHIEVGLYFGFNKKKKSDPIVLSLLECVEKVWNEK, from the coding sequence ATGGAATTATATCAAATAAAGACTTTTGTGGCCGTGGCAGAAGAAGGGAATATGACCCGTGCTGCCAAGCGTCTTCATGCCAGCCAGTCAACAATCAGTCTGCATATCAAGTCACTTGAAGAAGAGTTTGATGTTCGCCTTTTTTTGCGTACGCCCAAGGGGATGCAAACTACAGCTGAGGGTAAGGTGCTGCTTGAAAAGGCTTGCGTTGTTTTAGAGAGTGTAGATACTTTTGAGAACGAGGCTCGACGCTTCAAGGGTGAAATTTCAGGTGTCGCCCGCCTTGGACTGCAAACATCTCCAATATATCTCAAGACTCCACAGCTCATTAAGTGTATCAAAGAAAAATTTTCTGCTTTGAGTGTGCATCTTGTACAGATACCGACTTGGACTATTAGAAGTGATATTGCTGCCCGGAAACTGGATGGTGGTTTTTTTTATGCTAATTGTGCGCCTGAAGAGGTAGATGGAATTCTGCTGGAGAATACAATTTTAAATGTTGTCGGACCCGCATCGTGGCAGGATCGTATGGAAAATGCCAGTTGGGAAGAGTTAGCTAAGCTGCCGTGGATTTGGACACCCGATGAATGTTCATTCAACGTAAAGCTGGAAGAGGCTTTTTCTTCAAGAGGACTTGAAGCAACAAAGGTTATGATTGCCGATAGTGAGGATACGCACAATGCATTAGTGCGGTCTGAAAACGGTCTTACCGTAATGCGTCACGATGAAGCTGATGATGGCGTAAAGAATAGCTCTTTGTATATATGGCCGGGTGGGCATATTGAAGTGGGATTATATTTTGGATTTAATAAGAAAAAGAAATCAGATCCGATAGTTTTATCATTGCTGGAATGCGTTGAAAAAGTCTGGAATGAAAAATAG
- a CDS encoding (Fe-S)-binding protein, with translation MATPRACVQCGKCLEVCPLFKATGREDLTPRAKFFLENLDSSEGLSDKDFKSLASLCLSCGRCAKNCPQHMSGPEFVSALRSSSNGFVQNCWDLWLANPGILWPMAAALSRFSLKVLPEPFRSAKKRMKSLFATGLEPWVEIFPQVKFEERRVVLFNGCVGKYARHDWIKKADRLMNSMGLLRAEEPEFVCCGSSYGSAGLLERQNESRKINIRAWKDAGSPLLLIFCTTCLKGLKEYSLDDFSGDNELYKKWQQSLTLLSSLLLDADVLLLENSPKQIVYHKPCHAPVLDTDQLLLEKIAGDRLRPVLNDLCCGFGGIMQLAAPDLSKEVGEHCLERLTVGLDSGAHILTGCSACVIQLATLTKDEYLASHWLDILK, from the coding sequence ATGGCCACCCCAAGAGCCTGTGTTCAGTGCGGGAAATGCCTTGAAGTTTGTCCTCTTTTTAAAGCTACTGGAAGAGAAGATTTAACGCCGAGAGCAAAGTTCTTTTTGGAAAATCTTGATTCCTCCGAAGGACTGAGTGATAAGGATTTTAAATCACTTGCGTCGTTATGCCTTTCCTGTGGACGATGTGCCAAGAATTGTCCGCAACATATGTCCGGGCCTGAGTTTGTTTCTGCTTTACGGTCAAGTTCAAATGGGTTTGTGCAAAATTGTTGGGATTTGTGGCTCGCAAATCCTGGAATTCTATGGCCGATGGCAGCAGCGCTATCAAGGTTTTCTTTGAAAGTTCTGCCTGAGCCTTTCCGATCAGCTAAAAAACGTATGAAATCTCTTTTTGCTACAGGGCTGGAGCCTTGGGTAGAAATTTTTCCTCAAGTAAAATTTGAAGAAAGGAGAGTAGTCCTTTTTAATGGATGTGTAGGGAAATATGCCCGCCATGATTGGATTAAAAAGGCTGATCGGTTGATGAACAGTATGGGCCTGCTTAGGGCTGAAGAGCCTGAATTTGTTTGTTGTGGTTCCTCCTATGGTAGTGCAGGCCTTTTGGAGCGTCAGAATGAATCCCGGAAAATAAATATTCGAGCTTGGAAAGATGCCGGGTCTCCGTTGCTTCTGATTTTTTGCACTACTTGTCTTAAAGGGTTAAAGGAATATTCTCTTGACGATTTTTCCGGTGATAATGAGCTGTACAAGAAGTGGCAGCAATCGCTCACACTACTTTCCTCATTGTTGCTTGATGCTGACGTACTGCTTCTTGAAAACAGTCCCAAACAGATTGTATACCATAAACCTTGCCATGCTCCTGTGTTGGATACAGATCAACTGCTTCTTGAAAAAATTGCCGGAGACAGGCTACGTCCGGTTCTAAATGATCTGTGTTGTGGATTTGGCGGCATTATGCAACTAGCTGCACCTGACCTTTCTAAAGAAGTGGGCGAACATTGTCTGGAGAGACTGACTGTCGGGCTTGATTCAGGTGCACATATTCTTACTGGATGCTCCGCTTGTGTGATTCAGCTTGCCACACTGACAAAAGATGAATATTTAGCCTCTCATTGGCTTGATATTTTGAAATGA